The Pseudomonadota bacterium genome contains the following window.
GGTCCCCTCAGTCAAGTCTTCGGGAACAACTATATGGTAATCCCGTGCGAATCCATCCCGCGCTGTAGATTCTATACAAACATTTGTAGCCAATCCTGTCAAGATCAACGTTTTTACATTGCCAATCCTCAGAAAGTGCTCCAGATATGTTGAAACAAAACCGGAATGCCTGTATTTGGGTATTACCAATTCCCCTTCAACCGGTAAAACTTCATAAAAGTCCGAGTATGAAGGATCGTAGTGCCTTTCGATGCCATGGCGCTGATAATGTTCGAGTGCTACCGGCGAGCTGAGAGATGCAATTTTTGTCATCTTTAAATGAACGATATGTTTAAGCGCTT
Protein-coding sequences here:
- a CDS encoding cysteine hydrolase, giving the protein MDISNLTRKAASEQTALLIVDMQKDYCCEGGIFHRTGFDVEIAKALAIRLNLFLNQARKALKHIVHLKMTKIASLSSPVALEHYQRHGIERHYDPSYSDFYEVLPVEGELVIPKYRHSGFVSTYLEHFLRIGNVKTLILTGLATNVCIESTARDGFARDYHIVVPEDLTEGTSSEAKKWSLINIDSFFGEIVKSNDLLRCWGII